A single genomic interval of Adhaeribacter pallidiroseus harbors:
- the galE gene encoding UDP-glucose 4-epimerase GalE: METKGKIVVTGGAGYIGSHAVVELFEAGYEPVIVDNFVNSQESALAGVQAITNATIKCHSVDCTDLEALRQVFQAEGTILGVIHFAAYKAVGESVKEPLKYYHNNVGSLVALLQVMTEFKVTKLVFSSSCTVYGVPDQLPVTEATPVKKANSPYGNTKQICEDILADLARSGGSPIHAIALRYFNPVGAHPSAKIGELPLGIPNNLVPFITQTAIGIREKLTVFGTDYSTPDGSNVRDYIHVVDLAKAHVVAIDRLVQNKAEQIEFFNIGTGRGNSVLEVIHTFEEVSGQKLNYVIGPRRGGDVPQIYADVTKATQELGFKTELGLEEALKSAWDWEVSLKNTSEK; this comes from the coding sequence TTGGAAACAAAAGGTAAAATAGTAGTAACAGGTGGTGCCGGCTACATTGGTTCGCACGCGGTAGTGGAGTTATTCGAAGCAGGTTACGAGCCCGTTATCGTGGATAATTTTGTTAATTCACAAGAGTCGGCGTTAGCGGGTGTTCAAGCCATTACAAATGCTACCATTAAATGCCACTCCGTAGATTGCACCGATTTAGAGGCTTTACGCCAAGTGTTTCAAGCCGAGGGTACTATTCTGGGCGTTATTCATTTTGCCGCCTACAAAGCGGTGGGCGAATCCGTGAAAGAGCCTTTAAAATATTACCACAATAACGTAGGTTCTTTGGTGGCCTTGTTGCAGGTAATGACGGAGTTTAAAGTAACCAAGCTGGTTTTTTCTTCGTCGTGTACCGTTTACGGTGTACCCGATCAATTACCGGTAACCGAAGCCACTCCGGTTAAAAAAGCAAACTCCCCGTACGGCAATACCAAGCAAATCTGTGAAGATATTCTCGCGGATCTGGCCCGAAGTGGTGGCAGCCCAATACACGCCATTGCCTTGCGGTATTTTAATCCGGTTGGCGCTCATCCGTCGGCTAAAATTGGCGAACTACCACTCGGTATTCCTAACAACCTGGTACCGTTTATTACGCAAACGGCTATTGGCATTCGCGAAAAGTTAACCGTATTCGGCACCGATTACAGTACCCCGGACGGTAGCAATGTACGCGACTACATTCATGTGGTGGATTTAGCCAAGGCGCACGTAGTGGCCATTGACCGGTTAGTGCAAAACAAAGCCGAGCAAATCGAATTTTTTAATATTGGCACAGGACGCGGCAATTCGGTACTGGAAGTAATCCATACCTTCGAGGAAGTTTCGGGCCAGAAACTTAACTATGTTATTGGTCCGCGGCGGGGCGGCGATGTACCGCAAATTTACGCCGACGTAACCAAAGCTACCCAAGAACTAGGATTTAAAACTGAATTAGGGTTAGAAGAAGCCTTAAAAAGTGCCTGGGATTGGGAAGTAAGTTTAAAAAACACCAGCGAAAAATAA
- the rfbB gene encoding dTDP-glucose 4,6-dehydratase, whose protein sequence is MKILITGGAGFIGSHVVRLFVNKYPDYQIVNLDKLTYAGNLENLRDIENQPNYAFVKGDIVDAGFITELFQEQQFNAVIHLAAESHVDRSITDPLAFVFTNVIGTVNLLNAARETWNGNYEEHLFYHVSTDEVYGSLGETGLFTEDTKYDPHSPYSASKASSDHFVRAYHDTYGLPVKVSNCSNNYGPNHFPEKLIPLAINNIRNNKPVPVYGKGENVRDWLFVKDHATAIDAIFHTGKVGETYNIGGVNEWKNIDLIRLLCDVMDEKTGKPVGTSQQLITFVTDRAGHDLRYAIDSTKIIRELGWQPSVTFEQGLAQTVEWYLQNTEWLEHVTSGTYQSYYEQQYTR, encoded by the coding sequence ATGAAAATTCTCATTACCGGCGGCGCCGGTTTTATTGGTTCGCACGTCGTGCGTTTGTTTGTAAACAAATACCCCGATTATCAAATTGTAAATCTGGATAAACTTACCTACGCTGGAAATTTAGAAAACCTGCGCGATATCGAAAATCAGCCTAATTACGCCTTTGTAAAAGGCGATATTGTAGATGCCGGGTTTATTACGGAGTTATTCCAAGAACAGCAATTTAATGCGGTTATTCATTTAGCCGCTGAGTCGCACGTGGACCGTTCCATTACCGATCCGCTGGCTTTTGTGTTTACCAACGTTATCGGCACGGTAAATCTGCTAAATGCCGCCCGCGAAACCTGGAACGGGAATTACGAAGAACATTTATTTTACCACGTATCTACCGATGAAGTGTACGGCTCGCTGGGCGAAACCGGCCTGTTTACCGAAGATACCAAATACGATCCGCATTCGCCGTATTCGGCTTCCAAAGCTAGTTCCGATCATTTTGTACGGGCTTACCACGACACCTACGGTTTGCCCGTAAAAGTATCGAACTGTTCCAATAACTATGGCCCGAACCATTTTCCCGAAAAACTAATACCGCTGGCCATTAATAATATCCGCAACAACAAACCCGTGCCGGTTTACGGCAAAGGCGAAAACGTGCGCGACTGGCTTTTTGTAAAAGATCATGCTACGGCCATTGATGCAATTTTTCATACAGGCAAAGTGGGCGAAACCTACAATATTGGCGGGGTAAACGAATGGAAAAACATTGATTTAATCCGGCTGCTCTGCGATGTGATGGATGAAAAAACCGGTAAACCAGTGGGCACCTCGCAGCAACTCATCACCTTTGTTACCGACCGGGCCGGGCACGATTTACGCTACGCCATTGATTCTACTAAAATTATCCGGGAATTAGGTTGGCAACCATCCGTTACTTTTGAGCAAGGTTTGGCCCAAACCGTAGAGTGGTACTTGCAAAATACCGAATGGCTGGAACACGTTACCTCCGGCACCTACCAGAGCTACTACGAACAGCAATACACGCGGTAA
- a CDS encoding SDR family oxidoreductase: protein MYENLFHQQPLENLSFLVTGGGGFIGSNLVEYLLKYHVGKVRVLDNFSNGFLKNIQPYQNDPRFELIEGDIREAEICQQACAGMDIVLHQAALGSVPRSIKDPITTNEVNISGFVNMLTAAKDQQVKRFVYAASSSTYGDSKALPKVEENIGRPLSPYAVTKYANELYADVFGKTYGMEIIGLRYFNIFGPRQDPNGAYAAVIPLFIEAVLKNKPPHMNGNGNQTRDFTFVENCVEANIRAALVQHPEALNQVYNIAVGDRTSLNDLFKILKEEGQSDLSPLYGPERAGDIRDSLADITKARTLLGYDPKIKIKEGLQITLDWFRNNQDFIYNS, encoded by the coding sequence GTGTACGAAAATCTCTTTCATCAGCAACCGCTCGAAAATTTATCTTTTTTAGTTACGGGAGGGGGCGGCTTTATTGGTTCTAATCTTGTGGAGTATTTATTAAAGTATCACGTTGGCAAAGTACGGGTACTGGATAATTTCTCTAATGGTTTTTTAAAAAACATACAACCTTACCAAAACGACCCGCGCTTTGAACTAATTGAGGGAGACATTCGAGAGGCAGAAATTTGTCAGCAAGCCTGCGCCGGAATGGATATAGTATTGCATCAAGCTGCCTTAGGGTCGGTGCCGCGCAGCATTAAAGACCCGATTACTACCAATGAAGTAAATATCAGCGGCTTTGTAAATATGCTCACCGCTGCCAAAGATCAACAGGTAAAGCGTTTTGTTTATGCTGCTTCCTCCTCTACTTACGGCGACAGCAAAGCACTGCCGAAAGTAGAAGAAAATATTGGTCGTCCTTTGTCGCCGTACGCGGTAACTAAATACGCTAATGAGTTATACGCCGATGTTTTTGGTAAAACATATGGCATGGAAATTATCGGCTTGCGGTATTTTAATATTTTTGGCCCGCGGCAAGATCCAAACGGTGCGTATGCGGCCGTTATTCCCTTGTTTATTGAAGCGGTTTTAAAAAACAAGCCACCGCACATGAACGGCAATGGCAACCAAACCCGCGATTTTACCTTTGTAGAGAATTGCGTGGAGGCGAATATCCGGGCGGCCTTAGTGCAACATCCGGAAGCGCTCAATCAGGTGTATAACATTGCCGTGGGCGATCGTACTTCGCTCAACGATTTATTTAAAATCTTAAAAGAAGAAGGCCAATCCGATTTAAGTCCTTTGTACGGACCCGAACGAGCCGGCGATATCCGCGACAGCTTAGCCGATATTACAAAAGCCCGGACCTTGCTGGGCTACGATCCGAAAATTAAAATTAAAGAAGGTTTACAGATTACCCTGGATTGGTTTCGTAATAACCAGGACTTTATTTATAATAGTTAA
- a CDS encoding amidohydrolase family protein, with protein MKYKIFVSLFLVSCTTWAQVPAPAPKQVKPVLLTGATLHVGNGTVIEKAAVAFDQGKITYAGPVANAPAATGFDVIEVSDQHIYPGLIQPNTQLGLSEIEAVRATRDDQEVGILNPNVRALVAYNTDSDILPTIRANGVLLVQATPVGGTISGSSSVMQLDAWNWEDAVLKADDGLHLNWPVIPRPTLADAPNVAEVVQNRHNSLLELQQLFTDAAAFTMAVNKKQNLKLAALKGLWEGTKKLYLHANGAKEMIEGVRFAKKNGVKEVVIVGGYDSWKITDFLREQNIPVILSGIHALPNRTVDDVDLPYKLPFLLQQAGILFSLNYDGALHGHRNLPFIAGTAVAYGLTKEQALTAISGNTAKILGIQQQTGTVEVGKDATLVVSSGDLLDMRTNNVTSAYIQGRKINLTDKQKALYQKFKNKYEAQK; from the coding sequence ATGAAATATAAAATATTCGTCAGCTTGTTTCTAGTATCCTGTACCACCTGGGCGCAAGTACCAGCACCGGCTCCTAAGCAAGTAAAACCCGTTTTACTAACCGGGGCTACGCTGCACGTAGGCAATGGTACCGTAATCGAAAAAGCCGCCGTGGCGTTTGATCAAGGTAAAATTACGTATGCCGGCCCAGTGGCCAACGCTCCGGCAGCTACTGGTTTTGACGTAATAGAAGTAAGTGATCAGCATATTTACCCCGGTCTTATCCAGCCCAATACCCAATTAGGATTGAGCGAAATAGAAGCCGTGCGCGCTACCCGCGACGACCAGGAGGTTGGTATTTTAAACCCGAACGTCCGCGCTTTAGTGGCTTACAACACCGATTCTGATATTTTACCTACTATTCGAGCGAACGGGGTTTTATTGGTGCAGGCCACGCCTGTGGGAGGTACCATCTCGGGTTCATCGTCGGTGATGCAACTGGATGCCTGGAACTGGGAAGATGCCGTGCTAAAAGCCGACGATGGCTTGCACCTGAACTGGCCCGTAATCCCCCGACCAACGCTGGCGGATGCTCCAAATGTAGCCGAAGTGGTGCAAAACCGCCATAACAGTTTGCTTGAACTACAACAGCTTTTTACGGACGCTGCCGCGTTTACCATGGCCGTTAATAAAAAGCAAAATTTAAAATTAGCGGCTTTAAAAGGATTATGGGAAGGTACTAAAAAATTATACTTGCACGCCAATGGGGCCAAAGAAATGATTGAAGGAGTCCGGTTCGCTAAAAAAAACGGGGTAAAAGAGGTGGTAATAGTAGGCGGCTATGATAGCTGGAAAATTACGGATTTCTTGCGGGAACAAAACATACCGGTAATTCTGTCGGGGATTCACGCCCTACCCAACCGAACCGTTGATGATGTAGACTTGCCCTATAAATTACCTTTTTTACTGCAGCAAGCCGGAATTTTGTTTAGTTTAAACTACGATGGGGCCTTGCACGGGCACCGAAATTTACCTTTTATTGCCGGAACAGCGGTAGCCTACGGGCTTACCAAAGAACAAGCGCTGACCGCTATTTCGGGTAACACGGCTAAAATACTGGGTATTCAGCAACAAACCGGCACCGTGGAGGTGGGCAAGGATGCTACTTTAGTCGTGTCTTCCGGTGATTTGCTGGATATGCGCACCAATAATGTTACCTCCGCGTACATTCAAGGCCGTAAAATTAACCTAACGGATAAACAAAAAGCTTTGTACCAAAAATTTAAAAATAAGTACGAGGCTCAGAAGTAA
- a CDS encoding nucleotide sugar dehydrogenase: MYNKLIKKEATLAVIGLGYVGLPIALEFAKKVKVIGFDIHAGRVEMMRNHIDPSGELEAEAFAGCDITFTHELDVLREASFLIVAVPTPIDNYALPDLKPLISASTTVGKVLKPGDYVVFESTVYPGCTEEDCIPILERESGLQFKKDFKVGYSPERINPGDKEHTLASIIKVVSGCDEESLDNIAKTYELVVRAGVHRASSIKVAEAAKIIENTQRDVNIALMNELSLIFDRVGVNTFEVLEAAGTKWNFLKFFPGLVGGHCIGVDPYYLTYKAKALGYDAKVILSGRTINDGMGAYIANKLVKLMIKQGKSISKAKVLVMGATFKENVEDIRNSKVADIINELKSFSVQVEVVDPYADSLDLQHEYGYGLTDKPTNDYDAVIVAVSHRDYVNLDEAYFKSITYEKAVLIDIKGLYRNKINSLEYWSL; the protein is encoded by the coding sequence ATGTACAATAAATTAATTAAAAAGGAAGCTACGCTGGCCGTTATTGGTTTGGGCTACGTGGGTTTACCTATTGCCTTAGAATTTGCCAAAAAAGTAAAAGTAATCGGGTTTGATATTCACGCCGGGCGCGTGGAAATGATGCGCAACCACATTGACCCCAGCGGGGAGCTGGAAGCCGAAGCTTTTGCGGGTTGCGATATTACCTTTACCCACGAACTGGACGTTTTGCGCGAAGCTTCGTTTTTAATTGTGGCGGTGCCTACTCCCATTGATAACTACGCTTTACCCGATTTAAAACCTTTAATCAGCGCCTCCACTACCGTGGGTAAGGTTTTAAAACCCGGCGATTACGTGGTATTTGAATCTACGGTTTACCCGGGTTGCACCGAAGAAGATTGCATTCCGATTCTGGAGCGCGAATCGGGTTTACAATTTAAAAAAGATTTTAAAGTAGGTTATTCGCCGGAACGCATTAACCCCGGCGATAAAGAACACACGCTCGCTTCAATTATCAAAGTGGTTTCGGGCTGCGACGAGGAATCGCTGGACAACATTGCGAAAACTTACGAGCTGGTGGTAAGAGCCGGGGTGCACCGGGCCTCCAGCATAAAAGTAGCCGAAGCCGCTAAAATTATTGAAAACACCCAGCGCGACGTGAACATTGCGCTCATGAACGAACTTTCGCTTATTTTCGACCGGGTAGGCGTGAATACTTTTGAAGTATTAGAAGCGGCCGGTACGAAATGGAATTTTTTAAAATTTTTCCCCGGTTTGGTGGGTGGCCATTGTATTGGCGTAGACCCCTATTATTTAACTTATAAAGCTAAAGCGCTGGGCTACGATGCCAAAGTAATTTTGAGCGGCCGCACCATTAATGATGGCATGGGCGCTTACATTGCCAACAAATTGGTAAAGCTCATGATTAAACAAGGCAAATCTATCTCAAAAGCCAAAGTGCTCGTAATGGGGGCTACTTTTAAAGAAAACGTAGAAGACATCCGCAACTCCAAAGTAGCCGACATTATTAACGAACTGAAAAGTTTTAGTGTGCAGGTGGAGGTAGTAGACCCGTACGCCGACTCCCTGGATTTACAACACGAATACGGCTATGGTTTAACGGATAAGCCAACCAATGATTACGATGCCGTAATTGTAGCGGTAAGTCACCGGGATTATGTAAACCTGGATGAAGCGTATTTCAAATCCATCACCTACGAAAAAGCCGTATTAATCGATATTAAAGGCCTATACCGGAATAAAATAAATAGCCTGGAGTATTGGAGTCTTTAG
- a CDS encoding amidohydrolase family protein, whose protein sequence is MRKITYVFLLAAGIVLNVQAQETFPRNGVSDERAGLVAFTNATIFVDYQTRLDKATFIIRNGKVEAVGTNVNIPAGAHVVNTQGKFIYPSFIDLFSSYGMPAVTPVNVTYSSPPQAESNRKGAYNWNQAIRPETNAAELFKVDAKVAEDYRNQGFGTLVTQHPDGIARGTAALVTVAPKRENEVVLHDKVAAGLSFNRGSSTQDYPNSLMGAIALIRQTYLDAEWYRRNPNQEQNLSLQAFTANQKLPHIFEVQDKLNQLRADKIGDEFGQQYILKGRGDEYQMIREIKATNAPLIVPVNFPEAYNVEDPMDADRVAMEDLKHWEMAPANAAVLFKNKVAFAFTAANLKDKKRFLANVRKALAYGLPEKEALKALTETPARLLQIQNQVGALRRGMIANFIITAQPIFQAGNAILENWIQGERYLVRTLPTDVRGVYTLQVGPQAPVRLEITGQPEKPDARLIFKNSSEKDTTKIKARLTLTNDFITLAYSPDSKNPESVIRLSGWYGSGRNNFQGSRQLADAAPVKWSATLITSFEKPGPLATGTQVSPAAPVGALVYPFTVFGRTTLPKAEVVLIKNTTVWTNESEGRLENADVLLRNGKIEKVGKNLASNGAKVIDGTNKHLTPGIIDEHSHIAISHSVNEGTQSVTAEVRIGDVIDPEDINIYRQLAGGVVAAQLLHGSANPIGGQSALIKLRWGLGPEDLKIKGADHYIKFALGENVKHSNRSPQHNVRFPQTRMGVEQVYVDAFQRAKEYDLAWQNFKKLSRSAQMKVGTPRRDLELEALVEILNKQRFITCHSYVQSEINMLLKVADQMGFQVNTFTHILEGYKVADKMKQHGSGASTFSDWWAYKMEVKDAIPYNAALMTNVGLVTAINSDDAEMARRLNQEAAKTVKYGGLSEEEALKLVTLNPAKLLHLDARMGSLKPGKDADVVLWTDHPLSIYAKAEKTFVDGILYFDLATDQQLRQERDKERQRLIQKMLAAKQSGEPTQPVPLSQKGAVKHCEDVVAE, encoded by the coding sequence ATGCGTAAAATTACTTATGTGTTTTTATTGGCAGCGGGCATTGTTTTAAATGTTCAGGCCCAGGAAACTTTCCCGCGCAATGGCGTGTCCGACGAGCGAGCGGGCTTAGTGGCTTTTACCAACGCTACCATTTTTGTGGACTATCAAACCCGCCTGGATAAAGCCACGTTTATTATTCGAAACGGAAAAGTAGAAGCCGTGGGCACCAACGTGAATATACCGGCCGGTGCCCACGTGGTAAACACCCAGGGAAAATTTATTTACCCCAGTTTTATTGACTTATTTTCCAGTTACGGCATGCCGGCCGTGACGCCGGTAAACGTGACCTATTCCTCGCCGCCGCAAGCTGAAAGTAACCGGAAAGGAGCTTATAACTGGAACCAGGCTATCCGACCGGAAACCAACGCCGCCGAATTATTTAAAGTAGATGCGAAAGTTGCCGAGGATTACCGGAACCAAGGTTTTGGTACCCTTGTAACCCAGCACCCCGATGGCATTGCCCGGGGTACGGCCGCTTTGGTAACGGTAGCGCCTAAACGCGAGAACGAGGTAGTATTGCACGACAAAGTAGCGGCTGGTTTATCTTTTAATCGTGGTTCCTCTACCCAGGATTACCCCAACTCGTTGATGGGGGCCATCGCTTTAATCCGGCAAACTTACCTCGATGCCGAATGGTACCGCCGAAATCCGAATCAGGAACAAAATCTATCCTTGCAAGCTTTTACCGCCAACCAAAAACTACCGCATATTTTTGAAGTACAAGATAAGCTAAATCAATTACGGGCTGATAAAATAGGCGACGAGTTCGGGCAGCAGTATATCTTAAAAGGTCGCGGCGACGAATACCAGATGATCCGGGAAATAAAAGCCACCAATGCCCCCCTCATTGTGCCGGTGAATTTTCCGGAGGCCTATAATGTAGAAGATCCCATGGATGCCGACCGGGTGGCCATGGAAGATTTAAAACACTGGGAAATGGCGCCGGCAAATGCCGCCGTTTTATTTAAAAATAAGGTTGCTTTTGCTTTTACTGCGGCCAATTTAAAAGATAAGAAGCGTTTTCTGGCCAATGTGCGCAAAGCTTTAGCGTACGGACTTCCGGAGAAAGAAGCCTTAAAAGCATTAACCGAAACCCCTGCTCGTTTACTACAAATTCAAAACCAAGTGGGTGCCTTACGGCGGGGCATGATCGCTAATTTTATCATTACCGCGCAGCCAATTTTTCAGGCAGGTAATGCTATTTTGGAAAACTGGATCCAAGGCGAACGGTACTTGGTAAGAACTTTACCAACCGACGTGCGGGGCGTATACACCTTGCAAGTAGGGCCGCAAGCTCCGGTTCGTCTGGAAATCACTGGCCAGCCCGAAAAGCCCGATGCTCGCCTTATTTTTAAAAATTCTTCGGAAAAAGATACTACCAAAATAAAAGCGCGCCTTACTTTAACTAATGACTTTATTACATTGGCTTATTCGCCGGATAGTAAAAATCCGGAAAGTGTAATTCGTTTAAGTGGCTGGTATGGTTCCGGTAGAAATAATTTCCAAGGATCGAGGCAATTAGCCGATGCTGCTCCGGTAAAATGGTCGGCTACCTTAATTACCTCTTTCGAAAAACCCGGGCCGCTGGCAACAGGTACGCAAGTGAGTCCGGCTGCTCCGGTAGGTGCCCTGGTTTATCCGTTTACAGTTTTTGGACGCACCACTTTGCCGAAAGCCGAAGTTGTTTTGATTAAAAATACAACCGTTTGGACCAACGAGTCGGAAGGCCGCTTAGAAAATGCCGATGTATTGCTACGCAACGGCAAAATTGAAAAAGTAGGTAAAAACTTAGCCAGCAACGGTGCAAAAGTAATTGATGGCACCAACAAGCACCTGACGCCCGGCATTATTGACGAACACTCGCACATTGCCATTAGCCATTCGGTAAACGAAGGTACCCAGTCCGTTACCGCCGAAGTACGCATTGGCGATGTAATAGATCCGGAAGATATTAATATTTACCGGCAACTGGCGGGTGGGGTAGTAGCGGCGCAATTACTGCATGGCTCGGCTAATCCTATTGGGGGACAATCCGCTTTAATAAAACTACGCTGGGGACTCGGACCGGAAGACCTAAAAATTAAGGGAGCCGATCACTACATTAAATTTGCCTTAGGCGAAAATGTGAAACACAGTAACCGAAGTCCGCAGCACAACGTGCGTTTTCCGCAAACCCGCATGGGCGTAGAACAAGTGTACGTCGATGCCTTTCAACGAGCCAAAGAATACGACCTGGCCTGGCAAAATTTTAAAAAATTATCGCGTTCCGCGCAAATGAAAGTAGGGACGCCGCGCCGCGACCTGGAACTGGAAGCTTTAGTTGAAATTTTAAATAAGCAGCGTTTTATCACCTGCCATTCGTACGTGCAATCGGAAATTAACATGCTTTTAAAAGTGGCCGACCAGATGGGCTTTCAGGTAAATACGTTTACGCACATTCTGGAAGGGTACAAAGTAGCCGACAAAATGAAACAACACGGCTCGGGCGCTTCTACTTTTTCGGATTGGTGGGCTTATAAAATGGAAGTGAAAGATGCAATTCCGTACAATGCCGCTTTAATGACCAACGTAGGCTTGGTAACCGCTATTAACTCCGACGATGCCGAAATGGCCCGCCGCCTGAACCAAGAAGCCGCTAAAACGGTGAAATACGGCGGTTTGTCCGAAGAAGAAGCGTTGAAATTGGTTACCTTAAATCCGGCCAAATTACTGCACCTCGATGCCCGCATGGGTAGCCTGAAACCCGGTAAAGATGCTGATGTGGTGCTTTGGACCGATCACCCTTTATCTATTTACGCCAAAGCCGAAAAAACTTTTGTGGATGGCATCCTTTATTTTGATTTGGCCACTGATCAGCAACTGCGTCAGGAGCGGGATAAAGAGCGGCAACGTTTAATCCAGAAAATGCTGGCGGCCAAACAATCCGGCGAACCCACACAACCCGTACCGCTTAGTCAAAAAGGCGCTGTAAAACACTGCGAAGATGTAGTGGCGGAATAA
- a CDS encoding acyltransferase, with amino-acid sequence MTLPKSYEAHETAIIEDNCFIGPGTKIWHFSHIMAGSRMGEQCTIGQNVVIAPDVILGNQVKVQNNVSVYSGVICEDDVFLGPSVVFTNIRHPRSAVNRRHQYQATLVKKGATLGANSTILCGITIGEFAFIGAGAVVTKSVIPYALVYGNPARQHGWMSEYGHRLTFNQQGIAICPESQEEYQLMNNRILKIR; translated from the coding sequence ATGACTTTACCAAAATCTTACGAAGCCCACGAAACGGCTATTATTGAAGATAATTGCTTTATTGGGCCGGGCACCAAAATTTGGCATTTTTCGCATATTATGGCAGGGAGCCGCATGGGCGAGCAGTGTACTATTGGCCAGAATGTAGTTATTGCGCCGGATGTAATTTTGGGTAACCAGGTAAAAGTGCAGAATAACGTCTCGGTATACAGTGGGGTAATTTGTGAAGACGATGTATTCCTGGGACCCTCGGTTGTATTTACCAATATCCGCCATCCGCGTAGCGCGGTTAACCGACGGCACCAGTACCAAGCAACTTTAGTTAAAAAAGGAGCTACTTTAGGCGCCAACAGTACCATTTTGTGCGGTATTACCATTGGGGAGTTTGCCTTTATCGGCGCCGGAGCAGTGGTTACCAAATCGGTAATACCGTATGCTCTGGTCTACGGCAACCCGGCCCGTCAACACGGTTGGATGAGTGAATACGGCCACCGGTTAACTTTTAACCAACAAGGGATAGCTATTTGCCCGGAAAGCCAGGAAGAATACCAGTTAATGAATAATAGAATTTTAAAAATCCGCTAA
- the rfbA gene encoding glucose-1-phosphate thymidylyltransferase RfbA, producing MKGIILAGGSGTRLHPLTLAVSKQLMPVYDKPMIYYPLSILMMAGIRDILLITTPHDNPLFKKLLGDGQELGCNFQYAIQEEPNGLAQAFVIGADFIGPDKVALVLGDNIFYGAGLSELLQSNNNPDGGVVYAYHVGDPERYGVVEFDANNNVISIEEKPKQPKSNYAVPGLYFYDNEVISIARDLKPSPRGEYEITDVNQEYLRRGKLKVGILGRGTAWLDTGTFDSLMQAATFVQVIEERQGLKIGCIEEIAYRMNFISAEQLQKIAAPLVKSGYGKYLMNLPHEKVLDRS from the coding sequence ATGAAAGGAATTATTCTCGCCGGTGGCTCTGGTACCCGACTTCATCCGCTCACCCTGGCCGTGAGTAAGCAATTAATGCCGGTTTATGATAAACCCATGATTTATTATCCGCTTTCTATTCTGATGATGGCCGGTATTCGGGATATTTTATTGATCACCACACCGCACGATAATCCTTTATTTAAAAAATTGCTGGGCGATGGCCAGGAATTGGGCTGTAATTTTCAGTATGCTATTCAGGAGGAGCCAAACGGGTTAGCTCAGGCTTTTGTAATTGGTGCCGATTTTATCGGTCCGGACAAAGTAGCCTTGGTTTTGGGCGATAATATTTTTTACGGGGCCGGGTTAAGCGAGCTGCTGCAAAGCAATAACAATCCGGATGGAGGCGTGGTGTATGCGTATCACGTGGGTGATCCGGAACGCTACGGCGTAGTGGAGTTCGACGCTAATAATAACGTTATTTCTATTGAAGAAAAGCCTAAACAACCCAAGTCGAACTACGCTGTACCGGGTTTGTATTTTTACGACAACGAGGTTATTTCAATTGCCCGGGATTTAAAGCCCAGCCCGCGGGGCGAGTACGAAATTACCGATGTCAACCAGGAATATTTGCGGCGGGGTAAGCTAAAAGTAGGCATTCTGGGCCGGGGCACGGCCTGGCTCGATACGGGTACTTTTGATTCGCTGATGCAAGCCGCTACTTTTGTACAGGTAATTGAAGAACGGCAAGGCCTAAAAATAGGCTGCATCGAAGAAATTGCCTACCGCATGAATTTTATTAGTGCCGAACAACTCCAGAAAATTGCGGCCCCATTAGTTAAAAGCGGTTACGGCAAATATTTAATGAATTTACCCCACGAGAAAGTTCTGGACCGCAGCTGA